Proteins from a genomic interval of Lolium perenne isolate Kyuss_39 chromosome 1, Kyuss_2.0, whole genome shotgun sequence:
- the LOC127305954 gene encoding kinesin-like protein KIN-7K, chloroplastic isoform X1 yields the protein MSSRPSSSSSSRRSSSPFSAGSRRPPTSSSSSSSYAAAGRLIPRSSPSSVSSHSFYNAGGGSGAPSRSTTPGRRAAPAPAPPPAPVPFPSADELVIEDTSRSGDSISVTIRFRPLSDREIQRGDEITWYPDGDRLVRCDFVQPSAYGYDRVFGPSTATEAVYDVAARPVVKGAMEGINGTVFAYGVTSSGKTHTMHGDQNCPGIIPLAIKDVFSLIQETPGREFLLRVSYLEIYNEVINDLLDPTGQNLRVREDAQGTYVEGIKEEVVLSPGHALSFIAAGEEHRHVGSNNFNLFSSRSHTIFTMMIESSDRNDEYDGAMYSQLNLIDLAGSESSKTETTGLRRREGSFINKSLLTLGTVIGKLSEGRATHIPYRDSKLTRLLQSSLSGHGHVSLICTITPASSNMEETHNTLKFASRAKRVEIYASRNRLVDEKSLIKKYQREISSLKQELDEFRRGMIGGASQEEIMILRQQLEAGQVKMQSRLEEEEDAKAALMSRIQRLTKLILVSTKSSIPSLTDSSRLQRQNSVSEEDKLSTSQDNSTLVQNDGTSKDSLSVALPDPLDEINELRSASGDHSSVTGSGPDSAQEGITESDHLDLLIEQVKMLAGEIAFGTSSLKRLIEQSIEDPEGTKNQIENLEHEIHQKRRHLRALEQKIMESGEASVANASMVDMQQTITKLTTQCNEKSFELELKSADNRVLQEQLEQKTIEMNDLQEKVLRLEAQLIPKTNISPEECTEQEILDLKSKLQAKEIESEKFKYEHLEIIEENRDLITQNHKLSEEAAYAKELASSAAVELKNLAEEVTKLSIQNARQAKELLIAQEMAHSRVPVRKGRPTGRGRDEVGTWSLDLEDMKMELLARKKREAALEAALAEKELLEEEYKKKFDEAKKKELSLENDLAGMWVLVAKLKRGAFSISDLNVDDRSINLADITNDAKENKGGTNVALIEKQASDDTVKSLTAEEYRSPEFEPLLVRLKAKIQEMKEKETDPLGDKDGNSHVCKVCFESATAAVLLPCRHFCLCKPCALACSECPLCRTRIVDRIITFT from the exons ATGTCGTCGCggccgtcgtcctcctcctcgtcgcgccgcagcagctcgcccttctcggccgggagccgccgcccgccgacctcctcctcctcctccagctcctacGCGGCCGCGGGGCGCCTCATCCCGcgctcctccccctcctccgtCTCCTCCCACTCCTTCTACAACGCCGGCGGCGGGAGCGGGGCCCCATCCAGGTCCACCACCCCCGGCCGCCGGGCCGCGCCCGCCCCGGCCCCGCCCCCCGCGCCCGTGCCGTTCCCCAGCGCCGACGAGCTCGTCATCGAGGACACCTCCCGCTCCGGCGACAGCATCTCCGTCACCATCCGCTTCCGCCCGCTCAG CGACCGGGAGATCCAGCGCGGGGACGAGATCACCTGGTACCCCGATGGGGACCGCCTCGTGCGGTGCGACTTCGTACAGCCCTCGGCCTATGGTTATG ATAGAGTTTTTGGGCCTTCAACAGCTACAGAGGCTGTCTATGATGTTGCTGCCCGGCCTGTTGTGAAAGGTGCTATGGAGGGCATAAATG GGACAGTTTTTGCCTACGGTGTCACAAGCAGTGGGAAAACCCACACAATGCAT GGTGACCAGAATTGTCCTGGAATAATCCCATTAGCCATCAAGGATGTCTTCAGCTTAATACAAGAG ACTCCTGGAAGAGAATTTTTGCTCCGCGTGTCATATCTGGAAATCTATAATGAG GTGATAAATGATCTGCTTGATCCTACTGGACAAAATCTACGTGTGAGGGAGGATGCACAG GGAACATATGTAGAAGGGATAAAAGAAGAAGTTGTCCTATCTCCAGGACATGCTCTTTCTTTTATAGCTGCGGGTGAAG AGCATCGGCATGTTGGTTCAAACAACTTCAACTTATTTAGCAGCCGAAGTCATACTATTTTTACTATG ATGATCGAAAGCAGTGATCGCAATGATGAGTACGATGGAGCAATGTACTCACAACTT AATTTGATCGATCTAGCTGGCTCAGAGAGCTCTAAGACAGAGACTACTGGGTTAAGAAGAAGGGAAGGATCCTTCATTAACAAGAGTCTTTTAACTCTGGGAACA GTTATTGGGAAGCTCAGTGAAGGGAGAGCAACACATATACCATATCGAGATTCTAAGCTGACTCGTCTGCTGCAGTCATCACTGAGTGGCCATGGTCATGTCTCA CTAATTTGCACAATTACCCCAGCATCAAGTAACATGGAAGAAACCCATAATACATTGAAATTTGCAAGCAGAGCAAAACGTGTTGAAATTTATGCCTCTCGTAACCGG TTAGTTGATGAGAAGTCTTTGATCAAGAAGTATCAGAGAGAAATATCATCTTTAAAGCAAGAGCTTGATGAGTTTAGGAGAGGAATGATTGGGGGTGCTAGTCAGGAAGAAATCATGATATTACGGCAACAG TTGGAGGCAGGCCAGGTAAAAATGCAATCTCGccttgaggaggaagaggatgcaAAAGCTGCTCTTATGAGCAGAATACAACGATTGACTAAGTTAATACTTGTTTCCACAAAGAGCAGTATTCCTTCTTTGACAGATTCATCTCGTCTCCAGCGCCAAAATTCTGTTAGTGAGGAAGAT AAGTTAAGCACTTCACAAGATAATTCTACGCTAGTCCAAAATGACGGTACATCGAAGGACTCTCTGTCAGTTGCTTTGCCAGATCCATTGGATGAGATCAATGAATTAAGGTCTGCTAGCGGAGATCATTCTTCAGTAACTGGCTCGGGACCAGATTCAGCGCAG GAGGGAATCACAGAGTCAGATCATTTGGATCTACTGATTGAACAAGTTAAGATGCTTGCTGGGGAGATCGCGTTTGGTACCAGTTCGCTGAAAAGACTAATCGAACAATCTATAGAAGACCCTGAAGGGACAAAGAATCAA ATAGAAAATTTAGAGCATGAAATTCATCAAAAAAGGAGGCATCTGCGAGCCCTGGAACAAAAAATCATGGAAAGTGGTGAGGCATCAGTTGCTAATGCTTCTATGGTGGATATGCAGCAG ACTATTACGAAGCTTACAACTCAATGCAATGAGAAGTCTTTTGAGTTGGAG TTAAAATCAGCAGATAATCGGGTCCTTCAGGAGCAGCTAGAACAGAAG ACTATAGAAATGAATGATTTACAAGAAAAAGTTCTACGTCTTGAGGCACAGCTCATACCAAAAACCAACATATCCCCTGAAGAATGCACAGAACAGGAGATTCTTGATTTGAAATCTAAACTTCAGGCCAAG GAAATTGAAAGTGAGAAGTTTAAATATGAGCATCTAGAAATCATTGAAGAAAATAGGGACCTAATCACGCAGAACCACAAATTAAGTGAGGAAGCTGCTTATGCAAAAGAATTGGCATCTTCTGCAGCTGTTGAGCTTAAGAATTTGGCTGAAGAAGTTACAAAGTTATCCATACAAAATGCAAGGCAGGCAAAGGAGTTATTAATTGCGCAGGAGATGGCACATTCCAGGGTCCCTGTTAGAAAGGGCCGCCCAACAGGTAGGGGTAGGGATGAGGTTGGAACTTGGAGTCTTGATTTAGAGgatatgaagatggagctactggCACGGAAAAAGCGGGAAGCTGCTCTAGAAGCAGCTTTAGCAGAGAAGGAGCTTCTTGAAgaggagtacaagaagaagtttgatgaagcaaagaaaaaagaGCTTTCTTTGGAAAATGACCTGGCAGGCATGTGGGTTCTTGTTGCTAAGTTGAAGAGAGGGGCTTTCAGCATATCTGATTTAAATGTTGATGATCGGTCTATCAATCTAGCTGACATAACTAATGATGCAAAAGAAAACAAAGGTGGCACCAATGTAGCTCTAATTGAGAAACAAGCGTCAGATGATACAGTGAAGTC
- the LOC127305954 gene encoding kinesin-like protein KIN-7K, chloroplastic isoform X2: protein MSSRPSSSSSSRRSSSPFSAGSRRPPTSSSSSSSYAAAGRLIPRSSPSSVSSHSFYNAGGGSGAPSRSTTPGRRAAPAPAPPPAPVPFPSADELVIEDTSRSGDSISVTIRFRPLSDREIQRGDEITWYPDGDRLVRCDFVQPSAYGYDRVFGPSTATEAVYDVAARPVVKGAMEGINGTVFAYGVTSSGKTHTMHGDQNCPGIIPLAIKDVFSLIQETPGREFLLRVSYLEIYNEVINDLLDPTGQNLRVREDAQGTYVEGIKEEVVLSPGHALSFIAAGEEHRHVGSNNFNLFSSRSHTIFTMMIESSDRNDEYDGAMYSQLNLIDLAGSESSKTETTGLRRREGSFINKSLLTLGTVIGKLSEGRATHIPYRDSKLTRLLQSSLSGHGHVSLICTITPASSNMEETHNTLKFASRAKRVEIYASRNRLVDEKSLIKKYQREISSLKQELDEFRRGMIGGASQEEIMILRQQLEAGQVKMQSRLEEEEDAKAALMSRIQRLTKLILVSTKSSIPSLTDSSRLQRQNSVSEEDKLSTSQDNSTLVQNDGTSKDSLSVALPDPLDEINELRSASGDHSSVTGSGPDSAQEGITESDHLDLLIEQVKMLAGEIAFGTSSLKRLIEQSIEDPEGTKNQIENLEHEIHQKRRHLRALEQKIMESGEASVANASMVDMQQTITKLTTQCNEKSFELELKSADNRVLQEQLEQKTIEMNDLQEKVLRLEAQLIPKTNISPEECTEQEILDLKSKLQAKEIESEKFKYEHLEIIEENRDLITQNHKLSEEAAYAKELASSAAVELKNLAEEVTKLSIQNARQAKELLIAQEMAHSRVPVRKGRPTGRGRDEVGTWSLDLEDMKMELLARKKREAALEAALAEKELLEEEYKKKFDEAKKKELSLENDLAGMWVLVAKLKRGAFSISDLNVDDRSINLADITNDAKENKGGTNVALIEKQASDDTVKSLTAEEYRSPEFEPLLVRLKAKIQEMKEKETDPLGDKDGNSHVCKCASLAPLHVRNALCAAQEL, encoded by the exons ATGTCGTCGCggccgtcgtcctcctcctcgtcgcgccgcagcagctcgcccttctcggccgggagccgccgcccgccgacctcctcctcctcctccagctcctacGCGGCCGCGGGGCGCCTCATCCCGcgctcctccccctcctccgtCTCCTCCCACTCCTTCTACAACGCCGGCGGCGGGAGCGGGGCCCCATCCAGGTCCACCACCCCCGGCCGCCGGGCCGCGCCCGCCCCGGCCCCGCCCCCCGCGCCCGTGCCGTTCCCCAGCGCCGACGAGCTCGTCATCGAGGACACCTCCCGCTCCGGCGACAGCATCTCCGTCACCATCCGCTTCCGCCCGCTCAG CGACCGGGAGATCCAGCGCGGGGACGAGATCACCTGGTACCCCGATGGGGACCGCCTCGTGCGGTGCGACTTCGTACAGCCCTCGGCCTATGGTTATG ATAGAGTTTTTGGGCCTTCAACAGCTACAGAGGCTGTCTATGATGTTGCTGCCCGGCCTGTTGTGAAAGGTGCTATGGAGGGCATAAATG GGACAGTTTTTGCCTACGGTGTCACAAGCAGTGGGAAAACCCACACAATGCAT GGTGACCAGAATTGTCCTGGAATAATCCCATTAGCCATCAAGGATGTCTTCAGCTTAATACAAGAG ACTCCTGGAAGAGAATTTTTGCTCCGCGTGTCATATCTGGAAATCTATAATGAG GTGATAAATGATCTGCTTGATCCTACTGGACAAAATCTACGTGTGAGGGAGGATGCACAG GGAACATATGTAGAAGGGATAAAAGAAGAAGTTGTCCTATCTCCAGGACATGCTCTTTCTTTTATAGCTGCGGGTGAAG AGCATCGGCATGTTGGTTCAAACAACTTCAACTTATTTAGCAGCCGAAGTCATACTATTTTTACTATG ATGATCGAAAGCAGTGATCGCAATGATGAGTACGATGGAGCAATGTACTCACAACTT AATTTGATCGATCTAGCTGGCTCAGAGAGCTCTAAGACAGAGACTACTGGGTTAAGAAGAAGGGAAGGATCCTTCATTAACAAGAGTCTTTTAACTCTGGGAACA GTTATTGGGAAGCTCAGTGAAGGGAGAGCAACACATATACCATATCGAGATTCTAAGCTGACTCGTCTGCTGCAGTCATCACTGAGTGGCCATGGTCATGTCTCA CTAATTTGCACAATTACCCCAGCATCAAGTAACATGGAAGAAACCCATAATACATTGAAATTTGCAAGCAGAGCAAAACGTGTTGAAATTTATGCCTCTCGTAACCGG TTAGTTGATGAGAAGTCTTTGATCAAGAAGTATCAGAGAGAAATATCATCTTTAAAGCAAGAGCTTGATGAGTTTAGGAGAGGAATGATTGGGGGTGCTAGTCAGGAAGAAATCATGATATTACGGCAACAG TTGGAGGCAGGCCAGGTAAAAATGCAATCTCGccttgaggaggaagaggatgcaAAAGCTGCTCTTATGAGCAGAATACAACGATTGACTAAGTTAATACTTGTTTCCACAAAGAGCAGTATTCCTTCTTTGACAGATTCATCTCGTCTCCAGCGCCAAAATTCTGTTAGTGAGGAAGAT AAGTTAAGCACTTCACAAGATAATTCTACGCTAGTCCAAAATGACGGTACATCGAAGGACTCTCTGTCAGTTGCTTTGCCAGATCCATTGGATGAGATCAATGAATTAAGGTCTGCTAGCGGAGATCATTCTTCAGTAACTGGCTCGGGACCAGATTCAGCGCAG GAGGGAATCACAGAGTCAGATCATTTGGATCTACTGATTGAACAAGTTAAGATGCTTGCTGGGGAGATCGCGTTTGGTACCAGTTCGCTGAAAAGACTAATCGAACAATCTATAGAAGACCCTGAAGGGACAAAGAATCAA ATAGAAAATTTAGAGCATGAAATTCATCAAAAAAGGAGGCATCTGCGAGCCCTGGAACAAAAAATCATGGAAAGTGGTGAGGCATCAGTTGCTAATGCTTCTATGGTGGATATGCAGCAG ACTATTACGAAGCTTACAACTCAATGCAATGAGAAGTCTTTTGAGTTGGAG TTAAAATCAGCAGATAATCGGGTCCTTCAGGAGCAGCTAGAACAGAAG ACTATAGAAATGAATGATTTACAAGAAAAAGTTCTACGTCTTGAGGCACAGCTCATACCAAAAACCAACATATCCCCTGAAGAATGCACAGAACAGGAGATTCTTGATTTGAAATCTAAACTTCAGGCCAAG GAAATTGAAAGTGAGAAGTTTAAATATGAGCATCTAGAAATCATTGAAGAAAATAGGGACCTAATCACGCAGAACCACAAATTAAGTGAGGAAGCTGCTTATGCAAAAGAATTGGCATCTTCTGCAGCTGTTGAGCTTAAGAATTTGGCTGAAGAAGTTACAAAGTTATCCATACAAAATGCAAGGCAGGCAAAGGAGTTATTAATTGCGCAGGAGATGGCACATTCCAGGGTCCCTGTTAGAAAGGGCCGCCCAACAGGTAGGGGTAGGGATGAGGTTGGAACTTGGAGTCTTGATTTAGAGgatatgaagatggagctactggCACGGAAAAAGCGGGAAGCTGCTCTAGAAGCAGCTTTAGCAGAGAAGGAGCTTCTTGAAgaggagtacaagaagaagtttgatgaagcaaagaaaaaagaGCTTTCTTTGGAAAATGACCTGGCAGGCATGTGGGTTCTTGTTGCTAAGTTGAAGAGAGGGGCTTTCAGCATATCTGATTTAAATGTTGATGATCGGTCTATCAATCTAGCTGACATAACTAATGATGCAAAAGAAAACAAAGGTGGCACCAATGTAGCTCTAATTGAGAAACAAGCGTCAGATGATACAGTGAAGTC